A portion of the Salvelinus fontinalis isolate EN_2023a chromosome 32, ASM2944872v1, whole genome shotgun sequence genome contains these proteins:
- the fam133b gene encoding protein FAM133 isoform X2 — MGKRDNRVSYVNPIAASRAKGPAPNAGPSIQDYLSRPRPTWEEVKEIIERKKKGSRALADFEDQMNENWKKELAKNREKLLGGIDKEKEEKEKKEKEKKEKEKKEKEKKEKKEKKEKKKKEKGKKEKGKKSNRHSSPSSSSSSSDSSSSSSSDSEDENEKKSVKKKRKKKRSSSKKASEDSTVESEPDSKKTKMEMDMKKKEKDEKSRRKKRKAEQSHKDSSSESSADSEVEEGGEPKKRKRSNEEKEKIAADKSKKKRKKKHKKHGRKKKKKTSSDVELD, encoded by the exons ATGGGGAAAAGAGACAATAGAGTG TCATATGTGAACCCCATAGCTGCATCACGGGCCAAGGGACCTGCACCCAACGCAGGACCGTCTATCCAGGATTACCTGAGCAGACCACGGCCAACATG GGAAGAGGTGAAAGAGATCATAGAGCGGAAGAAGAAAGGCTCCAGAGCTCTGGCGGACTTTGAGGATCAAATGAACGAG AATTGGAAGAAAGAGCTGGCGAAGAACAGAGAGAAGTTACTAGGTGGCATTgacaaggagaaagaggagaaggaaaagaaagagaaggaaaagaaagagaaggagaagaaagagaaggagaagaaagagaagaaggagaagaaagag AAAAAGAAGAAAGAGAAGGGGAAAAAAGAAAAGGGAAAGAAATCCAACAGG cattcctctccctcctcctcctcatcgagTTCTGATTCCTCTAGCAGCTCCTCCTCAGACTCTGAAGACGAG AATGAAAAGAAGAGTGTCAAAAAGAAACGGAAAAAGAAGCGGTCCTCCTCCAAGAAAGCATCAGAAGACTCGACTGTGGAATCGGAGCCTGACAGCAAG AAGACGAAGATGGAGATGGATATGAAGAAGAAAGAAAAG GATGAAAAGAGCCGCAGGAAGAAGAGGAAAGCCGAGCAAAGTCATAAAGACTCATCCTCGGAGTCGTCGGCTGACTCAGAAGTGGAGGAAGGT GGTGAACccaagaagagaaagagaagtaATGAGGAGAAAGAAAAAATAGCAGCA GACAAATCAAAGAAGAAGAGGAAAAAGAAGCACAAGAAACATggcaggaagaagaagaagaagacctcTTCTGATGTTGAGTTAGACTAA
- the fam133b gene encoding protein FAM133 isoform X1 has translation MGKRDNRVSYVNPIAASRAKGPAPNAGPSIQDYLSRPRPTWEEVKEIIERKKKGSRALADFEDQMNENWKKELAKNREKLLGGIDKEKEEKEKKEKEKKEKEKKEKEKKEKKEKKEKKKKEKGKKEKGKKSNRHSSPSSSSSSSDSSSSSSSDSEDENEKKSVKKKRKKKRSSSKKASEDSTVESEPDSKGSFPLILFLSKKTKMEMDMKKKEKDEKSRRKKRKAEQSHKDSSSESSADSEVEEGGEPKKRKRSNEEKEKIAADKSKKKRKKKHKKHGRKKKKKTSSDVELD, from the exons ATGGGGAAAAGAGACAATAGAGTG TCATATGTGAACCCCATAGCTGCATCACGGGCCAAGGGACCTGCACCCAACGCAGGACCGTCTATCCAGGATTACCTGAGCAGACCACGGCCAACATG GGAAGAGGTGAAAGAGATCATAGAGCGGAAGAAGAAAGGCTCCAGAGCTCTGGCGGACTTTGAGGATCAAATGAACGAG AATTGGAAGAAAGAGCTGGCGAAGAACAGAGAGAAGTTACTAGGTGGCATTgacaaggagaaagaggagaaggaaaagaaagagaaggaaaagaaagagaaggagaagaaagagaaggagaagaaagagaagaaggagaagaaagag AAAAAGAAGAAAGAGAAGGGGAAAAAAGAAAAGGGAAAGAAATCCAACAGG cattcctctccctcctcctcctcatcgagTTCTGATTCCTCTAGCAGCTCCTCCTCAGACTCTGAAGACGAG AATGAAAAGAAGAGTGTCAAAAAGAAACGGAAAAAGAAGCGGTCCTCCTCCAAGAAAGCATCAGAAGACTCGACTGTGGAATCGGAGCCTGACAGCAAG GGCTCCTTCCCTCTCATTCTGTTTCTCTCCAAGAAGACGAAGATGGAGATGGATATGAAGAAGAAAGAAAAG GATGAAAAGAGCCGCAGGAAGAAGAGGAAAGCCGAGCAAAGTCATAAAGACTCATCCTCGGAGTCGTCGGCTGACTCAGAAGTGGAGGAAGGT GGTGAACccaagaagagaaagagaagtaATGAGGAGAAAGAAAAAATAGCAGCA GACAAATCAAAGAAGAAGAGGAAAAAGAAGCACAAGAAACATggcaggaagaagaagaagaagacctcTTCTGATGTTGAGTTAGACTAA
- the fam133b gene encoding protein FAM133 isoform X3 — translation MGKRDNRVSYVNPIAASRAKGPAPNAGPSIQDYLSRPRPTWEEVKEIIERKKKGSRALADFEDQMNENWKKELAKNREKLLGGIDKEKEEKEKKEKEKKEKEKKEKEKKEKKEKKEKKKKEKGKKEKGKKSNRHSSPSSSSSSSDSSSSSSSDSEDENEKKSVKKKRKKKRSSSKKASEDSTVESEPDSKTKMEMDMKKKEKDEKSRRKKRKAEQSHKDSSSESSADSEVEEGGEPKKRKRSNEEKEKIAADKSKKKRKKKHKKHGRKKKKKTSSDVELD, via the exons ATGGGGAAAAGAGACAATAGAGTG TCATATGTGAACCCCATAGCTGCATCACGGGCCAAGGGACCTGCACCCAACGCAGGACCGTCTATCCAGGATTACCTGAGCAGACCACGGCCAACATG GGAAGAGGTGAAAGAGATCATAGAGCGGAAGAAGAAAGGCTCCAGAGCTCTGGCGGACTTTGAGGATCAAATGAACGAG AATTGGAAGAAAGAGCTGGCGAAGAACAGAGAGAAGTTACTAGGTGGCATTgacaaggagaaagaggagaaggaaaagaaagagaaggaaaagaaagagaaggagaagaaagagaaggagaagaaagagaagaaggagaagaaagag AAAAAGAAGAAAGAGAAGGGGAAAAAAGAAAAGGGAAAGAAATCCAACAGG cattcctctccctcctcctcctcatcgagTTCTGATTCCTCTAGCAGCTCCTCCTCAGACTCTGAAGACGAG AATGAAAAGAAGAGTGTCAAAAAGAAACGGAAAAAGAAGCGGTCCTCCTCCAAGAAAGCATCAGAAGACTCGACTGTGGAATCGGAGCCTGACAGCAAG ACGAAGATGGAGATGGATATGAAGAAGAAAGAAAAG GATGAAAAGAGCCGCAGGAAGAAGAGGAAAGCCGAGCAAAGTCATAAAGACTCATCCTCGGAGTCGTCGGCTGACTCAGAAGTGGAGGAAGGT GGTGAACccaagaagagaaagagaagtaATGAGGAGAAAGAAAAAATAGCAGCA GACAAATCAAAGAAGAAGAGGAAAAAGAAGCACAAGAAACATggcaggaagaagaagaagaagacctcTTCTGATGTTGAGTTAGACTAA